A genomic stretch from Cloacibacterium caeni includes:
- the porV gene encoding type IX secretion system outer membrane channel protein PorV, whose amino-acid sequence MKLTKKLFLGLSIGIGSLAMAQNTYPVLTGAPFLRISPDARAGGLGDQGVATSADAFSQFWNASKFPFSRNTSSAAVSYTPWMGKLTNDVFLLYLGYNTMLGEEDRSSLSASIYYFNMGSVDLTRLVGSEVVNEGTAKPNEFAIDVAYALKLSDTYSMAVTGRYIRSDLSGGIGSESTLKPGNSFAVDVSGYLQTFKHTSFGDYEGRVRAGWAIQNLGPRLDYTGDENSRSYLPTTFRLGAGYDLFLDEVNKVGLTLEASKLLVPGPDETGNVPNVGVIEGIGKSFSNKESIMYSGSLEYSYDNAFSVRTGYFRESEIQGARQYATVGVGLNYNSFGLDLSYLINTSKVNTALDNTLRFGLTWNIGEESYNNEDY is encoded by the coding sequence ATGAAATTAACAAAAAAACTCTTTTTAGGACTAAGTATTGGAATCGGAAGTTTGGCGATGGCACAAAATACTTATCCTGTGCTTACAGGAGCTCCTTTTTTAAGGATTTCTCCAGATGCTAGAGCTGGAGGTTTAGGAGACCAAGGTGTAGCAACAAGCGCAGATGCTTTTTCACAATTTTGGAACGCTTCTAAGTTTCCGTTTAGTAGAAATACCTCTTCTGCTGCCGTAAGTTATACTCCATGGATGGGAAAACTCACCAACGATGTATTTTTACTATATCTAGGTTATAATACTATGTTAGGAGAAGAAGACCGTTCATCTCTTTCTGCAAGTATTTATTATTTCAATATGGGCTCTGTAGACCTTACCAGATTAGTAGGAAGCGAAGTGGTAAATGAAGGAACCGCAAAACCTAATGAATTTGCAATAGATGTAGCCTATGCTTTAAAATTATCAGACACCTACTCTATGGCAGTAACAGGAAGATATATCCGTTCTGATTTATCTGGTGGAATTGGTTCTGAAAGCACACTTAAACCAGGAAATTCATTCGCAGTAGACGTTTCTGGGTATTTACAAACTTTCAAACACACCAGTTTTGGTGATTATGAAGGAAGAGTAAGAGCTGGTTGGGCAATTCAAAATTTAGGTCCAAGATTAGATTACACTGGTGACGAAAATTCACGTTCATATTTACCCACCACTTTCAGATTAGGAGCTGGTTACGATTTATTTTTAGACGAAGTCAACAAAGTAGGTTTAACTCTAGAAGCTTCTAAATTACTCGTTCCTGGTCCAGACGAAACAGGTAACGTTCCAAATGTGGGTGTAATCGAAGGAATTGGTAAGTCTTTCAGCAATAAAGAAAGTATTATGTACAGTGGCTCTTTAGAATATTCTTATGACAATGCTTTTTCGGTGAGAACAGGTTATTTCAGAGAGAGTGAAATTCAAGGAGCAAGACAATACGCAACTGTAGGTGTAGGTCTTAATTACAACTCTTTTGGTCTAGATTTATCTTACCTCATCAATACTTCTAAAGTAAATACTGCTCTTGATAATACTTTAAGATTCGGACTTACTTGGAACATTGGCGAAGAATCTTACAACAACGAAGATTATTAA
- the gldJ gene encoding gliding motility lipoprotein GldJ: MKKLKFISLLALGATLLLTSCGGGGNVKSGGGTKKFTSKTGWKPNDTKGWFFTGKKQKPKGWPGMVYVDGGTFTMGLVKDDVMHDWNNTPRRMQVSAFFIGETEITNYEYREYVTWLKFVFPPSDQSFKNIYTGALPDTLVWNNKLSRNDYAETYFRAPEYDYYPVVGVSWQQAARYCDWLTDRTNERELMNQGLIDKSYYANDGNNQGPNAFNLDKYKANDPELDAYLNKQRQQQKSGIRTSNARIQSANRNATAGLVTKFRLPTEVEWEYAALGLQKNREYNNYLGKEPEIEKLRGKKGRNRGMYLENFKQGRGDYSGVGGWNNDGAPTTADVRQYPSNDLGIYGMYGNVAEWTADVYRPIIDEEASDFNYYRGNMPQQTVKNADGTYKKVDPKDMKFERLADGREIYKGLPGTYERRTVEDQRNYRDGDFMSSLEAGYGKEVDSSMAEYNMYNSPKTQFIVDDKGRVILQKDNKQRTTKVSNTVRVVKGGSWMDTAYWLDPGQRRFKEESKSFGWIGFRVAQDARDTNNKRTKR, encoded by the coding sequence ATGAAAAAACTAAAGTTTATTTCATTGCTTGCACTAGGCGCAACATTGCTTCTAACCAGCTGTGGTGGAGGCGGTAATGTAAAAAGTGGAGGCGGAACCAAAAAATTTACCAGCAAAACAGGTTGGAAACCTAATGACACGAAAGGTTGGTTCTTTACTGGTAAAAAACAAAAACCAAAAGGATGGCCAGGAATGGTCTATGTAGACGGAGGTACTTTTACCATGGGGTTGGTAAAAGACGATGTAATGCATGATTGGAACAATACCCCAAGAAGAATGCAGGTAAGCGCATTTTTCATCGGTGAAACAGAAATCACTAACTATGAATATAGAGAATATGTAACTTGGCTTAAGTTTGTATTTCCTCCATCTGATCAAAGTTTTAAAAATATTTATACAGGTGCTTTACCAGATACATTAGTTTGGAATAATAAATTATCTAGAAATGATTACGCGGAAACTTATTTCCGTGCTCCAGAATATGATTATTATCCTGTAGTAGGGGTTTCTTGGCAGCAAGCAGCTAGATATTGTGATTGGTTAACGGATAGAACCAATGAAAGAGAGTTAATGAATCAAGGACTTATTGATAAAAGTTATTACGCCAATGATGGAAATAATCAAGGTCCGAATGCATTTAACTTAGACAAGTATAAAGCAAATGATCCAGAATTAGATGCTTATCTGAACAAGCAAAGACAGCAACAAAAATCTGGGATTAGAACTTCTAATGCAAGAATTCAATCGGCTAATAGAAATGCAACCGCTGGTTTAGTAACTAAATTCCGTCTTCCTACAGAAGTAGAATGGGAATATGCAGCGCTTGGTTTACAGAAAAATAGAGAATACAACAACTACCTAGGAAAAGAACCTGAAATTGAAAAATTAAGAGGTAAAAAAGGTAGAAACAGAGGAATGTACCTAGAAAACTTTAAACAAGGTAGAGGTGACTATTCTGGTGTTGGTGGTTGGAATAATGACGGAGCTCCTACAACTGCAGATGTGAGACAATATCCTTCTAATGATTTAGGAATTTATGGTATGTACGGAAACGTAGCAGAATGGACAGCAGACGTTTACAGACCAATTATAGACGAAGAAGCGAGCGATTTCAATTACTATAGAGGAAATATGCCACAGCAAACTGTTAAAAATGCTGATGGAACTTATAAAAAAGTAGATCCAAAAGACATGAAGTTCGAAAGATTAGCGGATGGTAGAGAAATCTACAAAGGTTTACCTGGAACTTATGAAAGAAGAACTGTAGAAGATCAAAGAAATTATAGAGATGGTGATTTCATGTCTTCATTAGAAGCTGGTTATGGTAAAGAAGTAGACAGTTCTATGGCAGAATACAATATGTATAACTCACCTAAAACTCAATTCATCGTAGATGATAAAGGTAGAGTAATCTTGCAAAAAGATAATAAGCAAAGAACAACTAAAGTTTCTAATACTGTAAGAGTTGTAAAAGGTGGTTCTTGGATGGATACTGCATATTGGTTAGACCCAGGACAAAGAAGATTCAAAGAAGAATCTAAATCTTTCGGATGGATTGGTTTCCGTGTAGCACAAGATGCTAGAGATACCAACAATAAGAGAACGAAGAGATAA
- a CDS encoding YegP family protein encodes MGKFVIKTTATGFKFDLKAGNGQVILTSEVYTTKAACENGVESVKKNASDDAKYERKESSNGKPMFNLKAGNGQIIGTSELYESEAARDNGIESVKKNAPDAEVVEE; translated from the coding sequence ATGGGAAAATTTGTAATAAAAACCACTGCAACTGGTTTTAAATTTGATCTAAAAGCTGGAAACGGACAAGTAATTTTAACTAGCGAAGTTTATACCACGAAAGCTGCTTGCGAAAACGGTGTAGAATCTGTGAAAAAGAACGCTTCTGATGATGCAAAATATGAACGAAAAGAAAGTAGTAATGGGAAGCCAATGTTCAACTTGAAAGCTGGAAACGGGCAAATCATTGGAACAAGTGAACTTTACGAATCTGAAGCAGCAAGAGATAACGGAATAGAATCTGTAAAGAAAAATGCACCAGATGCAGAAGTAGTAGAAGAATAA
- the porU gene encoding type IX secretion system sortase PorU, whose translation MKKNLLLLLFVIFTGHLFGQKTTIEWEGNKIMDYGTFQYNLPFFKNENYSIINGVPYLTFSKKEKESSQYDIKNLIWEKIPAKQVYGLIADNVSTKEIAYSNSQKQTINGQFLTNVVIATIKKDKNTLYRLTSFELVKKTVNNQRTSRTSDLIGTTENPLKSGNFYKIKVDKSGVFKITTKFLRDNGINPSSINPKNFRIYGNGGLMLPEFNQDFRYAALQENAIQVIGEEDGKWDENDYALFYAQGPHGYNLYNVNNGSGYKRNETRLTHISDNSVNIYENFSYYFINFDKGEGKRITLSDIAPSSKVYTRYDDYQFINEEKTNFLNIGRLWVGDAFNANKSVSFTTKTAIKPTDTVKIKSSVYVKNATNDKITYSINGQNSSSFTVSNSPEIKIKEIPWETSASNLSGTTLKIDYTLESSNPLVAYYLDYAEVQYKQDLVYNDAQMNFRVFEIPTGSGETFGFTVENATNVEQIWDVSDITNAKKIVNKASGTQFSFGYTTNSPYFNNEFVAFKNTASFEPLFVEKVDNQDLSGLRNVDYLIVTTRDFTPQAERIANYYRTQKNYHVEVADVKKIYNEFSSGGQDLTAIRDFITKLNTPAGTLKYVLILGDTTFDYRNITTNNKNYIPSYQSDYSENYEASFVTDDYFGMTTPQNTTYIYAILPDIPVGRLPAENIAEAKNLVDKTLSYYNAVPGQSSPFGDWRLKMNFVVDDDQDSRVDTSTNPYLKGTFHDVMNLVLANNFEGNTDKPEYNIKKLYLDAFPGQSTAGGQRFPQVNQAITNAMSNSLYLYYFGHGGINGWAQERVLTTQEIAAFNNYNNAYSRFPFISTITCEFTLWDDHNTSSAGEQLMKLPQGGANSMITSSRAIATVYGRLFTETFTRNLFKLYNNDFLSVGDAFIAAKTEYGTDSNHLKVNLLGDPALKLSRPKNLISIDNKDIVSPVVGQLRALDFVKITGHVNNQSGAIDNTFNGKVVINIFDKKLAKKTLNNDGNLTPVLNYFEEGSPIVKASGTVTNGTFTVEFYMPKDINYTVGDGRILAYADNNVFDVFNNKTQKVGDINPNGINDNEVPKVQLYLNNTNFVDGGITDSNPNLLACVTDNTGINSTGSGIGHDITVVLDGEVINTTVLNDFYTPGTGNGCINASFLDYQKGSVLYPFQNLKPGNHQLTFKVWDINNNSTTQTLNFVVRDPEAENLVVKKLLNWPNPFTNKTYIQFEHNCDDVLDVNVQVYTITGKLVRTFSTTVTSTPFLEGYRTHRTAIEWDGNDDFGAPVGKGTYIYKVLVKSQNQEKCKGTASLVEKLVILK comes from the coding sequence ATGAAAAAAAATTTATTACTACTTCTTTTTGTAATTTTTACTGGCCATTTATTTGGTCAAAAAACTACTATAGAATGGGAAGGAAACAAAATAATGGATTATGGAACCTTCCAATACAATCTTCCATTTTTTAAAAACGAAAATTATTCTATTATTAATGGAGTTCCATATCTCACTTTTTCTAAAAAAGAAAAGGAATCTTCTCAATATGACATTAAAAACTTAATTTGGGAAAAAATTCCAGCTAAACAAGTATACGGTTTAATTGCTGATAATGTTTCCACTAAAGAAATTGCATACTCTAATAGTCAAAAACAAACCATCAACGGACAATTTCTCACCAATGTAGTCATTGCAACCATTAAAAAAGATAAAAATACACTTTATAGATTAACCTCTTTTGAACTGGTAAAAAAAACGGTTAATAACCAAAGAACTTCTAGAACTTCTGATTTAATTGGCACTACCGAAAACCCTTTGAAATCTGGGAATTTCTATAAAATTAAAGTTGATAAGTCTGGAGTTTTCAAAATCACGACAAAATTCCTTAGAGATAATGGCATCAATCCATCGAGTATTAATCCTAAAAATTTCAGAATTTATGGAAATGGTGGCTTAATGTTGCCAGAATTCAATCAGGATTTCAGATATGCAGCTTTACAAGAAAACGCTATACAAGTTATCGGTGAAGAAGATGGAAAATGGGACGAAAATGACTATGCACTTTTCTACGCTCAAGGTCCACATGGTTATAATCTTTACAACGTAAATAATGGAAGTGGCTACAAACGTAACGAAACCAGACTCACTCACATTAGCGATAACAGTGTAAACATCTATGAAAATTTCTCTTATTACTTCATTAATTTTGACAAAGGAGAAGGGAAAAGAATAACTCTTTCGGATATTGCGCCATCTTCCAAAGTTTACACTCGTTATGACGACTATCAATTCATCAATGAAGAAAAAACCAATTTCTTGAATATTGGTAGACTTTGGGTGGGAGATGCTTTTAATGCTAATAAATCCGTTTCTTTTACTACCAAAACCGCTATTAAACCTACGGATACTGTAAAAATAAAATCTTCGGTTTATGTGAAAAACGCAACCAATGATAAAATTACCTACAGCATCAACGGACAAAACAGCAGCAGTTTTACGGTTAGCAATTCCCCAGAAATTAAAATCAAAGAAATCCCTTGGGAAACTTCTGCGTCAAATCTAAGCGGAACGACCCTGAAAATAGATTATACTTTAGAATCTTCTAATCCTTTGGTGGCTTATTATCTGGATTACGCCGAAGTTCAATACAAACAAGACCTTGTATACAATGATGCACAAATGAATTTCAGAGTTTTTGAAATTCCTACAGGTTCTGGAGAGACTTTCGGATTTACGGTAGAAAACGCAACTAACGTAGAGCAAATTTGGGATGTTTCAGACATTACAAACGCTAAAAAAATTGTCAATAAAGCTTCAGGAACGCAATTTTCATTCGGATACACTACAAATTCTCCATATTTCAACAATGAATTTGTAGCTTTTAAAAATACTGCTTCTTTTGAGCCACTTTTTGTTGAAAAAGTGGACAATCAAGACTTATCTGGTTTGAGAAATGTAGACTACCTCATCGTTACCACTCGTGATTTTACTCCGCAAGCCGAAAGAATTGCCAATTATTACAGAACTCAAAAAAATTATCATGTAGAAGTAGCTGATGTAAAGAAAATTTACAATGAATTTTCTTCTGGTGGACAAGATTTAACAGCAATTAGAGATTTTATTACCAAACTAAACACTCCAGCTGGAACACTAAAATATGTACTTATCTTAGGAGACACTACTTTTGATTATAGAAATATTACCACCAATAATAAAAATTATATCCCAAGTTATCAAAGTGATTATAGTGAAAACTACGAAGCATCATTTGTAACCGATGATTATTTTGGGATGACTACTCCACAAAACACGACTTATATTTATGCTATTTTACCAGATATTCCAGTAGGAAGACTTCCTGCAGAAAATATTGCTGAAGCAAAAAATTTAGTCGATAAAACACTTTCTTATTACAATGCAGTTCCGGGACAATCATCACCTTTTGGAGATTGGAGACTAAAAATGAATTTCGTGGTAGATGATGACCAAGACAGTCGTGTAGATACCAGTACGAATCCTTATCTCAAAGGGACTTTCCATGATGTAATGAACTTGGTTTTAGCCAATAATTTTGAAGGAAATACAGACAAACCAGAATATAATATTAAAAAATTATACTTAGATGCTTTTCCTGGTCAAAGTACAGCAGGTGGACAAAGATTTCCACAAGTAAACCAAGCCATTACGAATGCGATGAGCAACAGTTTATATCTGTATTATTTCGGACATGGAGGAATTAACGGTTGGGCGCAAGAAAGAGTTTTGACTACTCAAGAAATTGCGGCTTTTAATAATTACAATAATGCTTACAGCAGATTTCCTTTCATCAGTACCATTACTTGTGAATTTACACTTTGGGATGACCACAATACTTCATCTGCAGGAGAACAATTGATGAAATTACCACAAGGTGGAGCCAATTCTATGATTACCTCTTCTAGAGCAATTGCTACAGTTTACGGAAGATTATTTACAGAAACTTTTACCCGAAATCTCTTTAAACTGTATAACAATGACTTTTTATCCGTAGGAGATGCTTTTATCGCAGCAAAAACTGAATACGGAACAGATTCTAACCACTTGAAAGTAAATCTTTTAGGCGATCCCGCTCTTAAACTCAGCAGACCGAAAAATCTTATCAGCATAGACAATAAAGATATAGTTTCACCAGTTGTTGGTCAACTAAGAGCGTTAGATTTTGTAAAAATTACGGGGCATGTTAATAATCAATCAGGAGCAATTGACAATACTTTTAATGGTAAAGTAGTCATCAATATTTTTGATAAAAAATTAGCTAAGAAAACCCTCAACAATGATGGAAATTTAACTCCAGTTCTTAATTATTTCGAAGAAGGAAGCCCGATTGTGAAAGCTTCTGGAACGGTTACCAATGGAACTTTCACCGTAGAATTCTATATGCCAAAAGACATTAATTACACTGTGGGAGACGGTAGAATATTGGCTTATGCAGATAACAATGTTTTTGATGTTTTCAATAACAAAACACAAAAAGTTGGAGATATTAATCCAAACGGAATTAATGATAATGAAGTTCCAAAAGTTCAATTGTACTTAAACAACACCAATTTTGTAGATGGAGGAATTACCGACTCTAATCCTAATCTTTTGGCTTGTGTAACAGATAATACAGGAATTAACTCTACAGGTTCGGGAATTGGTCATGATATTACCGTAGTTCTTGACGGCGAAGTTATCAATACCACTGTTCTGAACGATTTTTATACTCCGGGAACAGGAAATGGCTGTATTAACGCCTCTTTCTTAGACTATCAGAAAGGCTCTGTACTCTATCCTTTCCAAAATTTAAAACCTGGAAACCACCAATTGACCTTTAAAGTTTGGGATATTAACAATAATTCGACTACTCAAACGTTAAACTTTGTAGTAAGAGACCCAGAAGCCGAAAATTTAGTTGTTAAAAAATTACTAAATTGGCCGAATCCTTTTACCAATAAAACGTATATACAGTTTGAACACAATTGTGATGATGTTTTAGATGTAAATGTTCAAGTCTATACCATCACAGGAAAATTAGTACGAACATTCAGCACCACAGTGACTTCTACTCCATTTTTAGAAGGATATAGAACACACAGAACTGCTATAGAATGGGACGGAAATGATGATTTTGGCGCTCCAGTTGGTAAAGGAACTTATATTTACAAAGTTTTAGTAAAGAGTCAAAATCAAGAAAAATGTAAAGGAACTGCCTCTTTAGTAGAAAAATTAGTGATTTTAAAATAG